Genomic window (Hydrogenimonas cancrithermarum):
GCGTATAGGAGCTTGGTTCGACCAGAAAAGCGAAAGTTTTCAGACTCATCGGTGTAGAATCCTGTTGATGGTTTTTTTATGTTTTTTGTAAAACGGTTTGATTGACAAAATGATGAATTGCTTCAAAAGATATCGTACATAAGCGATGCCGTTTTTTGAATAATAAAATGTAAATTGAAGATTGATTTCGGGCAAAAAATTCACTATTTTATATTCATATAAACCTCTGCCGAAATCAAGAACGAAGCGTGAGCCGATATGCTCCATGGAAAGTTTTTTTATCAGTATAAAGTAGGAGAGAATATTTATTTTAGGCCTGTTTCTATATATCGTTATCCACAGCAAAAATCTTTTTTCGCGGTCATCTTTTAGAATGAAGTTCATGACAAGCGAGGTTTTATCGTCTTTTATCTCCTGAATCATTAAATGGCCCGCTTCGTAGAGTTTCGTGATGATGCCGAGCAGTGTCTCGTCCAGAAAATCGTCACCCCTCAGACCGCTCTTTTTCATGTCGGTCAAAATCTCTTTCAAGGTTTCAGCGGGGAAAGGAGAGGTGTCGACCGTGTGATATACCCCATGTAGATTTTCATTTTTTTTGTAGAGTCTCTTGATCTGATTGCGTTTTTTCGCTTTCAGATAGGAAAAAGCGTCCAGAACGTTTTCGCTTCCGACAAAAGATGTGTACGAGGATGCATTTGTCTGATAGAGAATCTGTTTGTAGTCGAAGCGCGAACAGAAAATTCCCAGATATTTCGAAGATTGATTCAGGTTTTTCAACTCTATGGAGTCGACTTCGTCGCTTTGCTCTATGATGTCGTGTATAGTTTTGCAGATTTCGTAGAGTGTCGTATTGTCCTCTGGACCGATTAGAAAATCGCTATAATCCGAATGAGTATCGGCAATGAATCTTAAAGTTTTCTTTTGGTCCAACATCAAAGGGCATATTGCGGCAGGCTCTTCGATGCTTTGTGGGTACAAAATCAAAACGAACAGTTTATTGTAAGAGTAGCTGTGTTTCCACCACAGATAATTCCACTCGAAAGTTTGAAAAACAGTTTTATCCTTGAGGGAGGAGTAAAACGTTTTCCAAATTTTCTCTATGGAGACAAGGACTTCTTCGGTTTCGATGATTGTATGGTTCATGGTTGGGATGATCTCTCTTTTTTATATTTTGTCATATAAATTTGATAGAAAAGAAGCGCAAACCAAAACGTGGTGCCTTCGTATCCGTTGATGCCGAACAAGTGGGATTCGAAAAGGCCGCTGAGAAACGGATATAGAAGCATGATGAGAAAAAGATCGTTCCGAGGTTTGAAAAATATGGACTTTCCAATATAATAAACGAGTGTCAACAGCAAAAGCATTCCGAAAGGGACTCCCAGTTGGATGAAATTGCCCAGAAACGAGTTGTGTGGATTAGCCGCGAAAGCGTTGTCCACGCGTAAAATTCCTGAACGCATGACGATATTGTCCGAAAGGTGGGCATAGTGATCCAGACCGTGTCCCTCTATGGGTTTTTCTTTTATGGAGAGAAGCCCGAGTTTGAACTCGAGATCCCTTCCTGCAAGAAGGTCATTTTTTTTGCTAGTGGAGACGAGACGGTCGATGCCTGTCGTGAAACCGTAGGAAGAGGTGATTTTGTTGATGCCAAGCATCATTACCAGCGCCATAAAAATCACCGCTATCTTTTTGTAGGAAAACCCATCTTTCAGTAGATAGGCGAGGACGAGCCCTCCCAATGCGTTTCGGGAACCGCTCATGAGAACCAATGCAATAAAGAAAATGAGAAGAGATGTCTTTTTCAAACCTGGCTTGAGATAAAAGAGGGCGATACTGAATGCAAGAACCGCTAAAAAACCCAATGAATTCGTATTGTCGAAGGGGCCGCTGTAGCGGGTTCCGAAATCATGGTTCGTCAACACGCCCACTACAAGTATAAGAGTACTGATGACGAGCATGATTATAGGATAACGCTTTTCGACATAGTCGTAGTTGAAATAGATCGTGGCCATGATCATGCCGAAAATGGCGATTTTCGAAAAAAGGTATTGTATGCCGAAAAAAGAGTGATCAAAAAGTATCCAGTAGCAGGCATAGATGGCGATGATGATTAAAACGAGAAGAAAAGATTTGTTGAAAAAGAAACTCCTGTTTTTCAATAGCAGTACGAAAGTGTAGATGAGAGAGAGGCCGATTATCAAATACAAAATTGAATAGAAATGAAAAGGCAAACTGGTCTGTTCCAAAACCTGAAGTGTCCAGAAAACGATGAAGAGATATTTTGTATAAAAATTAAGCATCGGTAACCTTCGAAAGGAATTCCGATATAAAGTTGTCGATATTTAGATCATATGGTGTTAGGGAATGCTTTTTTTCGAGGTGCCAGCAAATGAGGTCGGCCAGTCTCTTTTCATCATGCTTGGGGATCAGTGAAAAGGCTTTTTCCTCTTTATGAAGCAATTCTTCGATTCCCTGATTCTCGACAGCTATAATGGGAACTCCAACTTGCAACGCTTCGGTATAGACGCATCCCAGTGCTTCATAGTAGGATGGTAGCACGAAAAGATCCAAGGAGTTGTAAAAGGTATTGAGTTGTGTGTGGTCTATCTCTTTTTTGAATTCAACATACTTTCCAAGTCCGTTTTCTTCAACGTACGATAGGCAAGATCCCAGTGTGGGGCCGCTTCCGACGAAGACGACTTTTATATTGTCGATACATCTTCCTTTTAGCAAAAGATTCAATGCCTTGAGCAGTGTCATTTGGTCTTTTATTTTCCAGAAATTACCGATACACCCGATTGTAAAGAAATCGCTCTTTTTTCTATTTTCTATTCTATAAAACTTGGAAGTGTCTACACCATTGTAGAGAACATATGTGTTTTGGTTGCAAAATCCTTCTATTTTTTTGAGTTCATCGACAACTTTCTGACTGACTCCGATATTCAGGTTTGTGCCGTTTGTCGTTTTCAAAAAACGTCTCTTTATGAACTTTCCATTCCACTCTTTGAGCTTTCCCCCGAGTATTCTACCGTTGCGTAGCTGCATAACATCCAATCCATGGTGTTGGACGAAATTTTTTATGTTGTGTTCTCTGCCCAAGTCGGCAGCCAGTGCTCCGGCGGGGTACGCGACATGCGCGTGAATAAATGCTATCTGTTCAAAATCGATTTTCACTACCTCTTTTAAAAATTTTTTCAAACGTATTAAATTAATCTTATGAAACAGACCGGGCAGTGTCGAGGAGGGTAGATCGAAAACTTTAAAATTGAAAACTCTGACTCCCTGGTACACATATTCGGCAGGGGTATTGTCAAATATGGAAACCACTTTTACGACAACTACTTCGAAATCCCCTCTTCGCTCTATCGATTTGACCTGATCATAAATATAAGGGCCTACGAAATGTATATCGCTCGGGAAGAAAGGAGTGATTTCGAGATAGATATTTTTCCC
Coding sequences:
- a CDS encoding O-antigen ligase family protein codes for the protein MLNFYTKYLFIVFWTLQVLEQTSLPFHFYSILYLIIGLSLIYTFVLLLKNRSFFFNKSFLLVLIIIAIYACYWILFDHSFFGIQYLFSKIAIFGMIMATIYFNYDYVEKRYPIIMLVISTLILVVGVLTNHDFGTRYSGPFDNTNSLGFLAVLAFSIALFYLKPGLKKTSLLIFFIALVLMSGSRNALGGLVLAYLLKDGFSYKKIAVIFMALVMMLGINKITSSYGFTTGIDRLVSTSKKNDLLAGRDLEFKLGLLSIKEKPIEGHGLDHYAHLSDNIVMRSGILRVDNAFAANPHNSFLGNFIQLGVPFGMLLLLTLVYYIGKSIFFKPRNDLFLIMLLYPFLSGLFESHLFGINGYEGTTFWFALLFYQIYMTKYKKERSSQP
- a CDS encoding glycosyltransferase, with the translated sequence MKKQGKNIYLEITPFFPSDIHFVGPYIYDQVKSIERRGDFEVVVVKVVSIFDNTPAEYVYQGVRVFNFKVFDLPSSTLPGLFHKINLIRLKKFLKEVVKIDFEQIAFIHAHVAYPAGALAADLGREHNIKNFVQHHGLDVMQLRNGRILGGKLKEWNGKFIKRRFLKTTNGTNLNIGVSQKVVDELKKIEGFCNQNTYVLYNGVDTSKFYRIENRKKSDFFTIGCIGNFWKIKDQMTLLKALNLLLKGRCIDNIKVVFVGSGPTLGSCLSYVEENGLGKYVEFKKEIDHTQLNTFYNSLDLFVLPSYYEALGCVYTEALQVGVPIIAVENQGIEELLHKEEKAFSLIPKHDEKRLADLICWHLEKKHSLTPYDLNIDNFISEFLSKVTDA
- a CDS encoding GNAT family N-acetyltransferase, yielding MLDQKKTLRFIADTHSDYSDFLIGPEDNTTLYEICKTIHDIIEQSDEVDSIELKNLNQSSKYLGIFCSRFDYKQILYQTNASSYTSFVGSENVLDAFSYLKAKKRNQIKRLYKKNENLHGVYHTVDTSPFPAETLKEILTDMKKSGLRGDDFLDETLLGIITKLYEAGHLMIQEIKDDKTSLVMNFILKDDREKRFLLWITIYRNRPKINILSYFILIKKLSMEHIGSRFVLDFGRGLYEYKIVNFLPEINLQFTFYYSKNGIAYVRYLLKQFIILSIKPFYKKHKKTINRILHR